The following are encoded together in the Nitrospira sp. genome:
- a CDS encoding response regulator: protein MTSSTLDSVEAKFPPTIELFSKDRTILEQNAMVFRPFGLDEQGHTIRDLSGVSIRAVTVFLEKLVTTQEGPSAGQAAVEELCRLLNARIKDPVYHVTPEFLKTPWNSYSYEFASYLYEFCEQISGDSRFAFKAGAEKISPIMLALTRPFSISQIFTMFPYFGNKFTSGSAEFRVVEVTSTTAVVAMRFTERTLRQFGPYRRRCACLVCQSAQGIMIAMASRIHGLSRAETIETSCIGNDDAWCQWTIRWQEERRYGKRFWRKTSLVEQPRPLVPTPEAFSEAARGQAGLLPTAPLPVESRTHAQHHFTWYLWGGLSGLVLMAGVGIVNPMVSLGEVLLVGLCPILIIGILVNRRLLRESERREALIQEQITFVESRHEELREAYLEQEQMRVELRRKVAQLTALHRAGLSFGSTFERDTLLHQVLEALTHELNYNSAMVSMFDAGQQTVQHIRLIGAPPEVETFAQSCRISITDPDSPEGTVVLQGHPLLVKDIELIRHLLHPLNQRLAELSQTKALVVVPIKTKDRIWGMLTVDRSHNQTVTEDDLELMTTVASQVSIALDNASAYQQIEEWNEGLEVKVKERTEALEQADRLRAQFLSHVSHELRTPLTSIKGFIQNLLDGLTGPLNEKQQRYLVRMSENSDRLVRMIEDLLDRTRIETGRLEVQPVDIELEPCLADVLEQLRPLAHAKQQTLEFYSADTRVVVWADRDRLIQTVVNLVQNSIKFTPSGGTVTVICTMPNHRTATVLVRDTGPGIPSECLDKIFDPFFRIQQGHRTGPKGLGLGLSIVKTLVELQGGEVTARNRPEGGAELSFTIPIHATTTPQKPESQATEQHILVVDDDPDIQQWLHDRLKARGYLPCSALDGRQALALLQSREFDGMILDIGIGQIDGLEVLRRVRMTNQRLPILMITASGSQELAMKAIGLGAQAYLLKPFDTHQLQQTMDRWLQRV from the coding sequence ATGACTAGCAGTACGCTCGACAGCGTCGAAGCCAAATTCCCCCCCACGATTGAACTGTTCTCAAAAGATCGCACCATTCTTGAACAGAATGCCATGGTGTTTCGTCCGTTCGGCTTAGATGAGCAAGGTCACACCATCCGAGATTTGAGTGGTGTCAGTATTCGCGCGGTCACAGTTTTTTTAGAGAAGCTCGTCACGACTCAAGAGGGACCGTCCGCTGGACAAGCAGCCGTCGAAGAGTTGTGTCGCCTGTTGAATGCCCGTATCAAAGATCCCGTCTATCATGTGACGCCTGAATTTCTAAAGACCCCGTGGAACAGTTATTCCTACGAATTTGCCAGCTATTTGTATGAGTTCTGCGAGCAGATATCCGGCGACTCGCGGTTTGCCTTCAAAGCCGGTGCAGAGAAGATCTCGCCCATCATGCTGGCCCTGACTCGCCCCTTCTCGATTTCGCAGATCTTTACGATGTTTCCCTACTTTGGGAATAAGTTTACCTCCGGCTCTGCCGAGTTCAGAGTGGTCGAGGTCACAAGCACGACGGCTGTGGTTGCGATGCGGTTTACTGAGCGGACGCTTCGTCAATTTGGTCCGTATCGAAGACGCTGTGCTTGTCTTGTGTGCCAGTCCGCTCAAGGCATTATGATCGCGATGGCCAGTCGAATCCATGGTCTCTCTCGAGCAGAAACGATTGAAACTTCCTGCATCGGGAATGATGATGCCTGGTGCCAGTGGACCATTCGATGGCAAGAAGAACGACGGTACGGGAAACGATTTTGGCGTAAGACATCCCTCGTGGAACAACCGCGACCGCTCGTGCCGACTCCGGAGGCATTCTCTGAAGCAGCGCGCGGACAGGCTGGCCTCTTACCGACAGCCCCCCTGCCGGTTGAATCTCGAACACATGCCCAGCACCATTTTACCTGGTATCTCTGGGGAGGCCTATCTGGTCTGGTCCTCATGGCAGGGGTTGGTATTGTCAATCCGATGGTCAGCCTTGGCGAAGTCTTGTTAGTCGGACTCTGTCCGATCCTCATTATTGGCATCTTGGTCAATCGACGGCTTCTGCGAGAGAGCGAACGGCGCGAAGCGCTGATTCAGGAGCAAATTACCTTTGTTGAGTCGCGTCACGAAGAATTGCGGGAAGCTTACCTAGAACAGGAGCAGATGCGCGTAGAGCTGCGCCGAAAAGTGGCTCAACTGACGGCACTGCATCGAGCAGGACTCTCCTTCGGCTCGACGTTCGAACGAGATACGCTGCTTCATCAGGTCTTAGAGGCTCTGACACATGAACTCAACTACAATAGTGCCATGGTCTCCATGTTTGATGCAGGTCAGCAGACCGTCCAGCATATTCGACTTATCGGTGCGCCACCGGAAGTGGAAACGTTCGCCCAATCCTGTCGGATTTCGATCACTGATCCGGATAGTCCAGAAGGAACGGTGGTGCTGCAAGGTCACCCACTGCTGGTGAAGGATATTGAGCTGATTCGTCACCTTCTCCATCCGCTCAATCAACGCCTCGCTGAATTGAGTCAGACAAAAGCGTTGGTCGTGGTTCCCATCAAGACAAAAGACCGCATCTGGGGAATGTTGACGGTCGACCGCTCACATAATCAAACCGTCACGGAAGACGATCTGGAACTGATGACGACGGTGGCCAGTCAAGTGTCCATCGCCCTCGACAATGCTTCCGCCTACCAGCAAATTGAAGAGTGGAATGAAGGGTTAGAGGTCAAAGTTAAAGAACGTACCGAAGCGCTTGAGCAGGCCGATCGGCTACGGGCACAATTCCTCTCACATGTGTCTCATGAACTGAGAACCCCACTGACCTCCATTAAGGGATTCATTCAGAACTTATTAGATGGATTGACCGGGCCCCTGAATGAGAAGCAACAGCGCTATCTTGTGCGGATGTCAGAAAACTCCGACCGCCTGGTCCGCATGATCGAAGATCTCCTTGACCGCACTCGGATCGAGACCGGCCGGTTAGAGGTGCAACCCGTTGACATAGAGCTTGAACCCTGTCTTGCTGATGTACTGGAACAACTCAGGCCCTTGGCACATGCGAAACAACAGACGCTGGAGTTCTACAGCGCCGACACCAGGGTTGTCGTCTGGGCGGATCGAGATCGGCTGATTCAAACTGTCGTCAATCTTGTACAGAACTCTATTAAATTCACACCTTCCGGGGGAACGGTCACCGTAATCTGTACGATGCCGAACCACCGAACGGCCACCGTACTGGTTCGAGACACCGGGCCGGGGATTCCTTCGGAATGCCTTGACAAGATATTCGATCCGTTCTTCCGGATTCAGCAAGGTCATCGCACTGGTCCGAAAGGATTAGGCCTGGGCTTATCCATCGTCAAAACATTGGTTGAGCTCCAAGGAGGAGAGGTGACGGCACGCAACCGTCCCGAGGGTGGGGCTGAACTGTCATTCACGATTCCGATCCATGCGACGACGACACCACAAAAACCAGAGTCGCAAGCGACCGAACAACACATCCTCGTTGTCGATGATGACCCAGATATTCAGCAATGGCTTCACGATCGATTAAAGGCCAGAGGCTACCTGCCGTGCTCGGCACTCGACGGACGGCAGGCCTTAGCGCTACTCCAATCACGGGAGTTTGATGGGATGATCCTTGATATCGGGATCGGCCAGATCGATGGTCTGGAAGTCTTACGACGAGTGCGCATGACGAACCAACGTCTTCCGATTCTCATGATTACGGCATCAGGGTCTCAGGAACTTGCCATGAAGGCCATTGGGCTAGGGGCTCAAGCCTATCTACTCAAGCCATTCGACACCCATCAGCTCCAGCAAACGATGGATCGATGGTTGCAACGTGTTTGA
- a CDS encoding Rieske 2Fe-2S domain-containing protein has translation MDDYIRVASISEIPSGTGRTVEVEGGWIAVFNLDGTFYAIDNACPHAGGPLGEGKLCGTEVECPWHGWKFDIVSGERVGNPNVQVARCDVRIVDGQIEIKLPVELQFPPSN, from the coding sequence ATGGACGATTACATTAGGGTGGCTTCTATTTCAGAGATCCCTTCCGGCACAGGACGGACGGTAGAAGTCGAGGGGGGATGGATCGCCGTTTTTAACCTGGACGGAACGTTTTATGCCATCGATAACGCCTGTCCGCATGCGGGTGGTCCGTTGGGTGAAGGGAAATTATGTGGGACTGAAGTTGAGTGTCCTTGGCACGGCTGGAAATTCGACATCGTTTCCGGAGAGCGCGTCGGCAACCCAAACGTTCAGGTGGCTCGTTGTGATGTACGCATCGTGGATGGTCAAATTGAGATCAAACTGCCGGTCGAGTTGCAGTTTCCCCCATCGAATTAA
- a CDS encoding CBS domain-containing protein: protein MSTVAQIMTKRPKSIGLKASIASAAKTMRQARVGSLFIKKGKQFVGIVTDTDIVRRAVASGKPLGRLTVEKIMTAPVCTIEGSESIDDAQAMMADLGVRHLGVTKNGELTGVISVRDVLSFYKRYAQSKISTELSYEEPKITQD, encoded by the coding sequence ATGTCCACAGTCGCACAGATTATGACTAAACGCCCTAAATCGATCGGGCTTAAGGCATCCATCGCGAGTGCCGCCAAAACGATGCGTCAGGCGCGAGTCGGATCGTTGTTCATCAAGAAAGGAAAGCAGTTCGTTGGGATCGTGACGGATACCGATATTGTGAGGCGGGCTGTCGCATCCGGAAAGCCCTTGGGGAGACTGACTGTCGAAAAAATTATGACGGCTCCGGTGTGCACGATCGAGGGAAGTGAGTCTATCGATGACGCACAGGCTATGATGGCAGATCTCGGGGTACGCCATCTTGGCGTGACCAAGAACGGCGAGCTCACCGGTGTGATTTCTGTACGTGACGTGTTGTCGTTTTATAAACGATACGCGCAGTCAAAAATCTCCACTGAGCTATCCTACGAGGAGCCCAAAATCACACAGGACTAG
- a CDS encoding HNH endonuclease, which translates to MEMTLLLNSTYEPLRVVHWQKAIALLWQGKVEVLEVYDREIHGISLSIKLPSVMRLLKLVRLKDSHRAVKFSRINIFTRDGYCCQYCCHKFRTEELTFDHVVPIAKGGKKTWENIVTACWRCNNRKSGRTPEEAGMKLKKKPVKPRWNPVITITIGIRNTPESWRDYLYWNLELDADPVGT; encoded by the coding sequence ATGGAAATGACCCTCCTGCTTAATTCAACGTATGAACCCTTACGTGTTGTGCACTGGCAAAAAGCGATCGCCCTCCTCTGGCAAGGGAAGGTCGAAGTGTTGGAAGTGTATGATCGCGAAATCCACGGGATTTCGCTGTCGATCAAACTGCCCTCGGTCATGCGATTGCTGAAACTCGTCCGGTTGAAGGACAGTCATCGCGCCGTCAAGTTTTCTCGCATCAACATCTTTACGCGAGATGGATACTGCTGTCAGTATTGCTGCCACAAGTTTCGAACGGAAGAACTGACCTTCGATCATGTCGTTCCTATTGCCAAAGGCGGGAAAAAAACATGGGAAAATATCGTGACGGCCTGTTGGCGCTGCAATAATCGGAAAAGCGGGCGCACGCCGGAAGAGGCTGGCATGAAGTTAAAAAAGAAACCAGTGAAGCCTCGTTGGAACCCCGTCATTACCATCACCATTGGCATCAGGAACACACCGGAAAGTTGGCGTGACTATCTCTACTGGAATTTGGAGTTGGATGCAGACCCAGTTGGAACCTAA
- a CDS encoding molybdenum cofactor biosynthesis protein MoaB: MTAPTVHEHKAYAPRSIGCMIITCSDTRTADTDNSGQLIQKLLKDQGHTVVGYHLVKDDPAQIQLWIARTVTNEAVQALIINGGTGVSRRDTTFEAVDAMLEKRLPGFGELFRLLTYQEIGSPAIMSRATAGVIKGRVLFSVPGSENAVRMAMEKLILPELGHVVQQLAK, from the coding sequence ATGACGGCACCGACGGTTCACGAACATAAAGCCTACGCACCCCGCTCGATTGGGTGCATGATTATTACCTGCAGTGATACCCGTACAGCCGATACAGACAACAGCGGCCAGCTGATTCAAAAGCTCCTCAAAGACCAGGGCCATACAGTTGTCGGATATCATCTCGTGAAGGATGATCCAGCACAGATCCAACTCTGGATCGCCAGGACCGTGACCAACGAGGCCGTTCAAGCGCTGATCATCAACGGAGGGACAGGGGTTTCGAGGCGGGACACCACATTCGAAGCTGTCGATGCGATGTTAGAGAAGCGACTGCCGGGATTCGGAGAACTCTTTCGGCTATTGACCTACCAAGAAATAGGGTCGCCTGCCATCATGAGCCGAGCGACCGCCGGCGTTATCAAAGGGCGGGTCCTCTTTTCTGTCCCTGGTTCTGAAAATGCCGTCCGTATGGCCATGGAAAAGCTCATCTTGCCGGAACTCGGCCACGTGGTGCAGCAGCTCGCAAAATGA
- a CDS encoding (2Fe-2S) ferredoxin domain-containing protein: protein MPKPKYHILVCTNSRPPGHPKPSCGSAGAAQLLMAFNMGLMQRSVPPGQVLVSATGCLGPCEQGPTVVVYPDNTWYSKVTEADVATILDEHVTKGAPAAKLNPDAVWK, encoded by the coding sequence ATGCCAAAACCAAAATATCACATTCTTGTCTGTACCAATTCTCGCCCCCCTGGTCATCCGAAGCCGTCATGTGGATCAGCTGGAGCAGCTCAACTGCTCATGGCGTTCAATATGGGCTTGATGCAGCGCTCTGTTCCGCCAGGGCAGGTCTTGGTAAGTGCCACCGGCTGCCTTGGGCCTTGCGAACAAGGACCGACGGTGGTTGTCTACCCCGATAACACTTGGTACTCCAAAGTCACAGAAGCGGATGTCGCCACGATTCTCGATGAACACGTGACGAAGGGCGCACCAGCTGCTAAACTCAACCCCGATGCAGTGTGGAAATAG
- a CDS encoding PhzF family phenazine biosynthesis protein gives MAEQRTLKFYQADVFTAQPFGGNPVAVFPDAEGLTDDELQQIAREMNLSETVFVFPPSDPAAVARLRIFTPAQEIPFAGHPVLGTFYILAHLKRIALTEGVTCLMQECNIGVFPVEVHSEQARVVRVVMSQPKPEFLDPITAVDEVYSIGQALGLPKPGVVETNWELQVVSTGLPVLIVPVRTLTAVRSIIPDASAITAICERFGANGIMVFTTVTVESFASVHARMFAPKIGILEDPATGSAAGALGAYLVHHGIADVGPTTDILVEQGYEIDRPSRILVQVESDDDVIQGVKVGGHCVMVIEGTLRF, from the coding sequence ATGGCCGAACAACGAACACTCAAGTTCTATCAAGCAGACGTGTTTACGGCTCAACCGTTCGGTGGGAACCCTGTTGCGGTGTTTCCTGATGCCGAAGGGCTCACGGATGATGAACTCCAACAGATCGCTCGAGAGATGAACCTCTCGGAAACGGTGTTTGTGTTTCCACCGTCAGATCCTGCCGCAGTGGCACGATTGCGCATCTTTACTCCAGCACAGGAGATCCCCTTTGCGGGCCATCCGGTGCTGGGAACGTTTTATATACTGGCTCATCTGAAACGGATTGCGCTAACGGAAGGTGTCACCTGTCTCATGCAGGAATGCAATATCGGCGTATTTCCCGTTGAAGTGCACAGTGAGCAGGCACGAGTGGTACGTGTCGTCATGTCTCAACCCAAGCCGGAGTTTCTCGATCCTATCACGGCGGTTGACGAAGTCTATTCGATCGGTCAGGCCCTCGGTTTACCAAAACCCGGAGTTGTCGAAACCAATTGGGAACTTCAGGTCGTCTCCACGGGCTTGCCGGTGTTGATCGTTCCGGTGAGGACCCTCACGGCTGTGCGCTCGATCATCCCGGACGCATCCGCGATCACCGCTATCTGCGAACGATTTGGCGCCAACGGGATCATGGTCTTCACGACTGTGACGGTCGAATCGTTCGCCTCAGTCCATGCACGGATGTTTGCACCGAAAATCGGCATCTTGGAGGATCCTGCAACAGGGAGTGCGGCTGGTGCCTTGGGGGCCTACTTGGTTCACCACGGGATTGCTGACGTCGGACCCACTACCGATATTCTCGTCGAGCAAGGCTACGAGATTGACCGGCCTTCACGGATTCTCGTCCAGGTGGAGTCTGACGACGATGTCATTCAAGGAGTGAAGGTCGGTGGGCATTGTGTGATGGTCATTGAAGGCACACTCAGGTTCTAA
- a CDS encoding cytochrome c/FTR1 family iron permease codes for MRFSFFDAFRWGLTIALLAMNPHGLALADATDDKAQAIVHMLDYVSVDYPESVQNGQVIKQDEYAEQRDFAAQAITLLGQLPVVSERDLLVQQARELLTRIEGKASGSEISALAHQLLVHVIQTWKLSVAPRQAPDFRQGEKLFAQHCAGCHGQQGKGDGPLAKGMDPAPRNFHDELRMRQRSLYGLYNTITLGVRGTPMRAFNDLSEADRWALAFFIAGLRTDPIVVTTGEELWRQGQGQAEFSTLRTFVTTAPGQQAPAGSSLDAVRAYLTQRPHVLQTAAHEPLAFSRMKVEETALAYASGNQEEARRLAIAAYLEGVELVESALNNVDPSLRVEIEREMMALRTAISEGHTSEAVTVQARKITTLLDRAAERLSSSTLSPNTAFVSSLVILLREGLESILIISTIVAFVVRTGRRDALPYIHLGWIGAMVLGAVTWSLARYMLSISGANRELTEGLTALLAAGMLLYVGWWLHSRSNAQAWNRYVREQLNSALATRTLWTMAGLSFLVVYRELFEVILFYETLWSQAGAIGQNAVVWGIGTASVLLLLIGGTILRYSVRLPIGPFFTVASSLLAVMAVIFVGNGITALQAAGVLDVTNVRFFSLPLLGIHPTVQSLVPQALILALIAGGIWYNREKAD; via the coding sequence ATGAGATTCTCCTTCTTCGATGCATTCCGCTGGGGGCTGACCATTGCGTTATTGGCAATGAACCCTCACGGCCTCGCATTGGCGGACGCGACCGACGACAAGGCACAAGCCATCGTCCATATGCTTGACTATGTCAGCGTCGACTACCCTGAGTCCGTACAGAACGGTCAGGTGATCAAACAGGATGAGTACGCAGAACAACGGGACTTTGCCGCCCAGGCCATCACACTTCTTGGCCAGTTGCCCGTGGTGTCTGAGCGAGACCTGTTAGTGCAGCAGGCCCGTGAGCTACTGACACGCATTGAGGGGAAGGCGTCGGGCAGCGAGATTTCCGCACTCGCTCATCAGTTGCTTGTCCATGTCATTCAAACCTGGAAACTGAGTGTGGCGCCGCGCCAGGCTCCAGATTTCCGACAGGGCGAGAAGTTGTTTGCACAGCACTGTGCCGGGTGCCATGGGCAACAGGGCAAGGGAGATGGGCCATTGGCCAAAGGGATGGATCCGGCTCCCCGAAACTTTCACGATGAACTCCGTATGCGCCAGCGTAGCCTGTACGGGTTATATAACACAATTACACTTGGTGTACGGGGTACCCCAATGCGCGCCTTCAACGATCTGTCTGAAGCGGATCGTTGGGCGTTGGCTTTTTTTATCGCCGGCCTGCGCACCGATCCGATTGTCGTGACAACGGGCGAGGAACTTTGGCGGCAAGGACAGGGGCAAGCAGAATTCTCAACCTTACGCACCTTTGTGACGACAGCACCAGGTCAACAAGCTCCTGCCGGCTCGTCACTCGACGCCGTGCGTGCTTATCTCACGCAACGGCCACATGTCCTGCAGACTGCAGCGCACGAGCCATTGGCCTTTTCGCGCATGAAGGTTGAGGAGACTGCGTTGGCCTATGCCAGTGGGAATCAGGAAGAGGCTCGGCGCCTTGCGATCGCCGCCTATCTTGAGGGGGTTGAACTGGTAGAGTCCGCCCTCAACAACGTGGATCCATCGCTGCGTGTGGAAATAGAGCGCGAGATGATGGCCCTTCGTACGGCCATCTCCGAAGGTCACACATCTGAAGCCGTCACCGTACAGGCAAGGAAGATCACGACATTACTTGATCGGGCTGCAGAGAGGCTCTCCAGCAGCACCCTATCCCCGAATACCGCATTCGTGAGTTCCTTGGTGATCTTGCTACGTGAAGGCCTGGAGTCGATCTTAATTATTTCCACCATTGTCGCCTTTGTCGTGAGGACAGGCCGACGTGACGCCCTCCCCTACATCCACCTCGGTTGGATCGGAGCGATGGTACTCGGGGCCGTAACCTGGAGTCTTGCCCGCTATATGCTCAGCATTTCTGGCGCAAACCGCGAGTTGACGGAAGGCCTTACAGCTCTGCTGGCTGCTGGCATGCTGCTCTACGTGGGGTGGTGGTTACACAGTCGTTCGAACGCGCAAGCCTGGAACCGGTATGTCCGCGAGCAACTCAATAGCGCACTGGCCACACGGACGCTCTGGACAATGGCCGGCCTCTCCTTCCTCGTGGTGTACCGCGAACTATTCGAAGTGATTCTGTTCTATGAGACGTTATGGTCACAGGCCGGGGCGATAGGACAGAATGCGGTTGTGTGGGGCATCGGGACAGCATCGGTACTGTTGCTGCTGATTGGAGGGACGATTCTTCGCTACAGCGTGCGTCTGCCGATCGGGCCATTCTTCACCGTCGCTTCAAGCTTGTTGGCAGTGATGGCCGTTATCTTCGTGGGGAACGGCATCACAGCACTCCAAGCGGCAGGTGTGCTCGATGTGACGAATGTTCGTTTTTTCTCACTGCCGCTCTTGGGTATTCACCCGACCGTGCAGAGTCTTGTGCCGCAAGCGCTGATTCTCGCCTTGATTGCGGGTGGAATTTGGTATAACCGAGAAAAGGCTGACTAA
- a CDS encoding gamma-glutamylcyclotransferase yields the protein MKFFLYGDLLNPSQLQRRAPEHKFLYRATLSDHTVRFCRWSSQWRCGLASVVPSQGEQAWGGVFELTDEDVNSMDQFEQDVPQGAYRHLQVTVLTEAGEKELVTTYAANPIGKFRPKDHYLDWVLKGLKQWKFPDSVIQEWESYRPR from the coding sequence ATGAAGTTCTTTTTGTACGGCGATCTCCTCAATCCATCACAACTTCAGCGACGGGCTCCGGAACATAAGTTTCTGTACCGTGCTACTCTGTCGGATCATACTGTCAGGTTTTGTCGATGGTCATCGCAATGGCGCTGCGGACTTGCCAGTGTTGTCCCTTCGCAGGGTGAACAAGCCTGGGGCGGTGTGTTCGAGTTAACGGATGAAGATGTGAACAGCATGGATCAGTTTGAGCAAGATGTGCCTCAGGGTGCCTACCGCCATCTCCAGGTAACGGTCTTAACTGAGGCAGGAGAAAAAGAGCTGGTCACCACCTATGCCGCCAACCCAATCGGGAAGTTTAGGCCAAAAGATCACTACCTCGATTGGGTACTCAAAGGGCTCAAACAGTGGAAGTTTCCAGACAGTGTCATCCAGGAATGGGAGTCCTATAGGCCGAGGTAA
- a CDS encoding MTH1187 family thiamine-binding protein → MVLLEFSMSPLGKGESVGKYVARSLDIIDKSGVSYRLNPMGTVLEGDWEQVFSVVQQCYERMKKDCSRISCTIKVDYRKGHSGRLQSKVASVEKKLKRSVRQ, encoded by the coding sequence ATGGTCTTGTTAGAATTCAGCATGTCGCCGTTAGGGAAAGGTGAAAGTGTCGGGAAATATGTGGCCCGTTCTCTGGACATCATTGATAAGAGTGGAGTCTCCTATCGACTAAACCCCATGGGGACGGTCTTGGAGGGGGACTGGGAGCAAGTTTTCTCGGTCGTACAGCAGTGCTATGAACGGATGAAGAAAGATTGCAGCCGTATTTCGTGCACGATCAAAGTCGACTACCGAAAAGGGCATTCCGGCCGTCTCCAGAGTAAGGTCGCCAGTGTTGAAAAAAAACTCAAGCGGTCTGTTAGACAGTAG
- a CDS encoding bifunctional precorrin-2 dehydrogenase/sirohydrochlorin ferrochelatase: protein MAANPGFPLVLDVKGWPVLVIGGDDEASEKSERLLESGARVTVLSPTLNEPLRQLAASGKIIHRGRHFRDTDLDHIILILNTIRGDRDFAQMLVAKAREKRVLLWSVDYPEACSVTMPAVVAAGHVRVAISSSGVAPALSGFMKEDLERILDAEFVEFVEWLGQLREQAKANEPDAEKRRALLREALDGFRLLGKVRYPTVWSERRAEAVASTPSQASVEPQ from the coding sequence ATGGCTGCTAATCCTGGTTTTCCCTTGGTGTTGGACGTCAAAGGTTGGCCGGTTCTCGTGATCGGCGGCGACGATGAAGCCTCGGAGAAGTCCGAGCGCCTGCTTGAGTCCGGGGCACGGGTGACGGTACTCAGCCCAACATTGAATGAACCGCTTCGCCAGCTCGCGGCGTCTGGGAAAATTATCCATCGGGGACGTCATTTTCGTGACACGGATCTCGATCATATCATTCTTATCCTGAATACCATTCGAGGCGACCGTGATTTCGCGCAGATGCTCGTTGCCAAAGCTAGAGAAAAAAGGGTATTACTCTGGTCGGTCGACTATCCGGAGGCCTGCAGCGTCACGATGCCGGCCGTGGTGGCGGCAGGGCATGTTCGCGTGGCAATTAGCTCAAGTGGGGTGGCCCCGGCCCTCTCTGGATTCATGAAAGAGGATTTGGAGCGGATCCTCGATGCTGAATTTGTCGAATTCGTCGAGTGGCTAGGTCAGTTACGGGAACAGGCCAAGGCGAATGAGCCGGATGCCGAGAAACGGCGAGCTTTGCTCCGAGAAGCCTTGGACGGCTTTCGTCTCCTGGGCAAAGTGCGGTATCCCACTGTATGGTCGGAACGACGGGCGGAAGCCGTGGCGAGTACGCCGTCTCAAGCAAGCGTGGAACCACAATAA